The following is a genomic window from Aphis gossypii isolate Hap1 chromosome X, ASM2018417v2, whole genome shotgun sequence.
tttaaccaattattttttcccctgttacacataaagtttaaacagtgtatacacacttcaacactatttatttcccttgtaagttaaacattcaggttacacaataatttcatttttttttttttaataaattatagataaaagtcgttttattgaattcatttcAGTTCAGACAGTTCAGTTAATATTCAACCATCGTTCAATCAGGTTCTGTTAGTTTTAATcaagtttaattcatttaagtttttttatttttttttttataaaaaatgaattttcaacaaattaacaacagTTTTTGTTCACTTGTTTCGTTAGTACGAAACAATGCATATCCTACATATCCAGAATTCACTACATTTATATCAAGAttgaaaacattcaatttatttccgtTGACTTCATCTCAAGATAAATACTCATTAGCTGAAAgcggttttatatattcagggaaaaaagatattgttgaatgtttttgCTGCGGTATTATATTGCATCGTTGGGAAAAAGAAGATAATCCATGGATTGAACATTCAAGATGGAATCCgaaatgtgtttttgtattattatcaaaaggaaatcagtttgttgaaaatgtagtaaaaaaatatggtaagatTATCGATATTTGTGATTGTGATTGTGGATCAAGGTCATATGATACTGTTGTTTAGTTCATTTAACtttctatatttcaataaaaaaaatctgaatttaataaacttaaatgtgttaataacttatttaatacctcGTGAACGTATAGCCTAGTGGGATAACgcgtctaatttaaatttaatatgttaatgatttttaaaaaatgtttcaggtTCTATcgaattaggtaggtaagtataataactctTTACTGTTTATCCAACTAGACACTATacgttcacatttttttttctttttttttcttttgtaaccttacatttgtttagtatataacatgtatggaTAAACAAAACTTGTTAGTTTGAGCTAAGCTGTTGTCGTATACGCCAATTACTCGgacgtataccaaaataaagttaaacacaaaataacgcaaaatactttatttgaagtttgaacACGACGTCCGGTGGTGATCGAGTCACACGATCACCACCACTGACTACCTTTGCTGTCTTAGCCATctcacttatatattacacttacaatcgaattactatcgattgttctacatttttctattactacgttaaatttacaattatagatactatgattattgtgtaattgttattttaacccgattagtaaattattaaacaaatttatttacatttcttattattatatcttgcttactatgctaactgtaatataaagtttactggCACCGAATtgcacaattgttattttaacctatttctgtgaataattaactattgcttaacttattgaattttactgttttacttattatctatagtttttcttaacttatttcttacgtactaacatctcttataaaatattcatacatataatacaacactGTCTAGTgatcatattcatatttctagaaaaaaaatactgtttactgttttttttttattttatcaatatgaatCCATCAATCGTTGTATCAAAATCTGTGTTCGATATTCGTCCTTTTAGTAGGTAAGAAAAGTGTAACCGTTGGACTTCTAGTTAATaagcaaatttcaattattatattattagaatgtaaattaactaaaaaagttgtaaCGTTAGATCTTGATCAGTGGTGTAAGTTAATgtgtgaaaacaattttaatacaattatcgaaaatttgcatactcgTTGTAAACGTGTTAAGAtagctgataattttttctactctGTTAATGTAAACCAAtcaactatagttttatattctatgataattatataacattatctcaTATTGATCTTCATCGTTTGAAACAATTACAACATTGTATTGACttgtatattgttgaaaaacagaaaaaattggAATCATACCAAAAAACGTTTGATACAGCTTATACGTTAATTAAGTCTG
Proteins encoded in this region:
- the LOC126551936 gene encoding death-associated inhibitor of apoptosis 1-like isoform X5; translation: MNFQQINNSFCSLVSLVRNNAYPTYPEFTTFISRLKTFNLFPLTSSQDKYSLAESGFIYSGKKDIVECFCCGIILHRWEKEDNPWIEHSRWNPKCVFVLLSKGNQFVENVVKKYEKIGIIPKNV
- the LOC126551936 gene encoding death-associated inhibitor of apoptosis 1-like isoform X4 encodes the protein MNFQQINNSFCSLVSLVRNNAYPTYPEFTTFISRLKTFNLFPLTSSQDKYSLAESGFIYSGKKDIVECFCCGIILHRWEKEDNPWIEHSRWNPKCVFVLLSKGNQFVENVVKKYGSIELGRKNWNHTKKRLIQLIR
- the LOC126551936 gene encoding death-associated inhibitor of apoptosis 1-like isoform X1; this encodes MNFQQINNSFCSLVSLVRNNAYPTYPEFTTFISRLKTFNLFPLTSSQDKYSLAESGFIYSGKKDIVECFCCGIILHRWEKEDNPWIEHSRWNPKCVFVLLSKGNQFVENVVKKYGSIELGSYSNIQSEDCSFMYELLQFHFNSLSNMILQDLVM
- the LOC126551936 gene encoding death-associated inhibitor of apoptosis 1-like isoform X2 — encoded protein: MNFQQINNSFCSLVSLVRNNAYPTYPEFTTFISRLKTFNLFPLTSSQDKYSLAESGFIYSGKKDIVECFCCGIILHRWEKEDNPWIEHSRWNPKCVFVLLSKGNQFVENVVKKYGSIELATAIYKVKIVHLCTSYYNFILIHCRT
- the LOC126551936 gene encoding death-associated inhibitor of apoptosis 1-like isoform X3, which produces MNFQQINNSFCSLVSLVRNNAYPTYPEFTTFISRLKTFNLFPLTSSQDKYSLAESGFIYSGKKDIVECFCCGIILHRWEKEDNPWIEHSRWNPKCVFVLLSKGNQFVENVVKKYATAIYKVKIVHLCTSYYNFILIHCRT